Proteins from a genomic interval of Diprion similis isolate iyDipSimi1 chromosome 10, iyDipSimi1.1, whole genome shotgun sequence:
- the LOC124411520 gene encoding tetratricopeptide repeat protein 36, whose translation MHQLSEHDKAVLNSIFNPLTPLGEGVFSEETNTDDETENSKEDVLIPEIAEIHKRAIRETETGNHDEALRLFAEALKKSANSATLLNDRAQCLRLAGLDEDAMKDLNLAVELSNGQGRAGIRALCQRGILLRKNNKLDEARRDFSEAAKSGSKFAKSQLVELNPYAAMCNQMLREITTKLSNP comes from the exons ATGCATCAGCTCAGCGAACACGACAAGGCTGTCCTCAACAGCATCTTCAATCCTCTGACACCGTTGGGCGAAGGGGTATTTTCTGAGGAAACAAATACTGACGATGAGA CTGAAAATTCGAAGGAAGATGTTTTGATACCAGAAATTGCCGAGATACACAAACGAGCGATTCGCGAAACGGAAACCGGAAACCACGATGAAGCTCTGAGGCTTTTCGCGGAGGCTTTGAAAAAATCCGCAAACTCGGCAACGCTTCTGAACGACAGAGCTCAGTGTCTCAGATTAGCGGGACTGGATGAAG ACGCAATGAAGGATTTAAACTTGGCTGTGGAGCTGAGCAACGGTCAAGGAAGAGCCGGTATTCGCGCGCTTTGTCAAAGAGGAATTTTGttaaggaaaaataataaattggaCGAAGCCAGAAGGGATTTTTCGGAGGCTGCAAAAAGCGGTTCGAAATTCGCCAAGAGTCAGCTGGTCGAGCTTAACCCGTACGCGGCTATGTGTAATCAGATGCTCAGAGAAATAACAACGAAATTAAGCAATCCTTGA